The genomic stretch GCCGAGGCATCTGCTTCCTCGCCGCCAGAGCAACCGCCGTGAAGATCACCCCGATGACGGCCGATGTGGCGGTGGCGACGACGACGGAGAATTTGGCCGCCTTTGGATGGTTGGCGCCGAGCTCGTTCGACACGCGAACACTGACGTACGGGGAACGAAACGGAAAGGAAGAACAACGCATATCAGTAGCCAGTATAATGGCAACAATTGAGAGCTCAAAGATCTTTTTTCTTCAgaaatatatatacatcaaaggtgCCGACAAGCCAAGCAGTGCTGGACGTTACCTTACTGCAGCATTGAAGCCAACAGCAACCATCAGTGTCCAAAGCTGATAGTTCATGCTGTTACAGccaaagagaaaaaaatgaatTACTGAATCATCACGATTCACGGGGCACATAGGCCTGCCAACGTGTTCTCTGCGAAATGCAGAGGCAGATGCTGTTAGAAGATGATCGAACTGAAACAAATGGCACTGACCATATGGAGATCGCATCAACTTGAATCTCTGGGTTCTTCAGGCATCCAACCAGAATGAGCACTGCCGTATAATACCACATCTCTAAGCTGTGCCAACCAGCTGACATATTAGTGATTAGTGAACTCAATCAATCAAGAAGGAAAAAAGAAGACGATACGATACGAACCACAGCATGACAGCCGAGGCGATGGAGAGCCTGACGAAGCCGCCGAGGCTGGCGAACGCCTTGCGCGAGAACCCAGTCCACGCCCCCGGGAAGGAGCCGCCGACGAGGTACACGAACTGCGCCACGTTGACGAGCCACCAGGAGACGTCGCCCACGACGGCGGCGCCGACCAGCCCGCGGCCGAGCCTGGACACGACGAGCCAGTTGAGCAGCGCGTGCACGGCCAGCACGGCGCCCGAGATGGCCGTCATCACCCACACCCTGCTCTGCGCCTGGTAGAACTTCTGCATGGGGAAGTTGACGGCGTACGCGAACAGCTGCGGCACGCACCAGCGCGCGTACCGCCCGGACACCGCCGAGATGTCGGCGGACTGCCGGAGCAGGCGGAGGATCGGGGACGTGAAGACGTAGAGCGGGAGCAGGACGAGGGAGGTGGCGACGCAGATGATCCAGGACCGCTGCATGTAGACGCCCAGCATCTGGAGCTGCCCGGCGCCCACCGCCTGCCCGCACAGCGTCTCCAGGGCGCTCCCCATGCCCAGCTGCATGCGGTCGGTGGGCACGTTGCACGTAGAGTGGAAGCAAAAACCAGTGAGTGATCCGTCAGACAGGCGACGGTACGCTACGCCGTTAGACTAGAGACGACACGAGAAGAGATTGGTGGTGGTTGCTGATTATTACCAGGAGACCGAAGGCGAGGCCCTCGACGACGCCGTTGACGATGGAGACAGCGGCGAGCTCGACCTTGCCGATGTGGCCGACGAAGGCCGTGGTGACGAAGCCGAGGAGGAACTGGAAGATCCCGGTGAGGATCACCGGCCCCGCGACGCGCCACAGGTTCCTGCACTCGTCCGACCAGTTCTTGCGCCTGCTGCCCGccaccgcccccgcccccgcagCCGGCGCCATCTGCTCGGACGGACACGCTTACGGTGCCACACGCGTCGCGTACGTACGAGGTGGTCGTACACGCCGTGCGTCGCTGCACGAGACGACCCACCCATAGCGCCACCTTTTGTAGATACAGGTCAAGGTTGGAGTCCAAGTTCGCAGCTGAGTTGACCCCAAGGGGTTGCGGACGCCATCAAGCAGAGGCTAAGCCAGAGCTGGTGCGACAAACTAGACCGTACCGAAGGGGTTGGTGGGCGCAGCCATTGTGGATACACAGGCCGCGAGGCTCCAAACTCGGCCGAGCCAGTTCTTATCCGATGAGGTGTGAGGAGGTGACGACATGCACATCCGGTGAAGAGGGAAGCGGCTGCGGCAGGCCGCTTTGAAGTCTGGAAGAGTAGTATAGCGGTCCGGCGGTTGTTGCTGTGGCCCGGTGCGATTCATCCATTCAGGTGTACGGTCTGTGAGCGTGACGGTGCGAGTCAACATGCGTCGGCGGAAGCAGAAAGTCTGCCCAGAACCCCCCTCTGCTCGGAGAGGTTTGGTTTcactttgggccttgtttagttccccaaaaattttgtaaaacttttcagattctccatcatatcgaatctttagacgtatacatggagtattaaatatagataaaaataaaaactaattacacagtttggtcggaattgactagacgaatcttttgagcctagttagtctataattagacaatatttgtcaaatacaaacgaaagtgctactattcacattttgtaaaaaaatttggaagtaaacaaggccttggttagACGGGCACCCAAATGCAAAATAAGTATCTAGAACCTATACGCGAGACCTATTTCGAGTGTCAGGAGAGAGAAACATAacctaaatataaatatactctCTCCTAAAGACATTTgcagaatttttttaaaattttgttgttcaagaagactaaaaatagatatTAAAATATTTGACTGTAGcgttagactatctccaacaatcatcacccaaaatacaagacccatttatcctttgggtagcgctacaggtaaaaggttctatACCTATATTTAGTCTTCTCCAGCACCGAGACCTAAAAgaaaacactctctgcaaatgggtctcgaggagagagaatacccaaatttgggttatgcctctcctgatacctaaaatgggttttctgtatgggtactctgttggaggctataggtattgtgttggagacccattttgagtttgggttcccaaatgggtctcctattggagacagccttaCACAAACGTAAAATAGGTCTTAATGCCTTGTTCAGTTTATCatgaaattcaaaaacttttcaagattcctcgtcaaagcactaaatatagacaaaaaataaaaactaattgcacagtttatctgtaatttacgacatgaatcttttgagcctagttagtctataattgtcaaatacaaacgaaagtgctacagtgtcaaaatctaaaaaaattcacaactaaacaaggccttagatttcCATTGTTAGAGATAGTCTTACAGACTTAGGCTTTGAAGCCCATTCAGCCAGTGGGACCGGTACCAACCAAACATAGGTGCTTTTGAGTGTCAAACACACGGTAACCCCTGACCTCGCACGCACTCTTGGGCCCATTAGCAAATGGTTTGGTGGACTCCAAAAGgcctgaaaggtccttgtttggttttggtaattgagtgacaacttaggtggactaatagtatttatgtgagatacacaggagattagtccacaggtgatgatgtgatgatggaggagctcattgcatatgagacatgacatggagtcatgtgaccaaggtggagaagatcaagatgaggcttggcttgatggaccggttgcaagagtgaagggcaagtcggaggctttgaagcgagggaccgcgtgtgacggtgaagcttgagcaagacttggcgccgatggaccgaggcaacggtgaagagcaagtgaggtcaagatcaatgaaccaatacggtcgcgtgatgatatgaagtggatcatatcattttgtgattggttggtgcatgtgttgcatcaacattggaggagatggaatggaaagcgcaaggcaaaggtataacctagggcttttccatttcaccggtcataggtgtgtagagaagtttatgaccgggtttaggatagatggtcgtactatcaagaggggcaaacttgtttgcatatcggtcatctagtgccacttgagcgatctaactttgcatacgtgttaggatcgagtgcgtggcaagttgagaggctaactcctttaggaaaatatttgtgaaaatgctaacacacttgcacatggtggtgtacacttggtggtgttggcacatttgcaaaggagaaggtgttgaagttgattttgttcaacttggagaagagagagaagtctttcggtgttctccggacattaggatggcttttagattggaatactgctttgatccattttgatttggattgagtattcatatttattggatagtactctaagtaagctttccaaaatgtccaagatcatcgaatttggagttcggagctagaagttagcaacctaacaagttgaactgcaggcacaggacgcactgttccagcgtccggtggcacaggacgcactgttccagcgtccggtggcacaggacgttgagagtccggtgctgctgcaagtttgcgttgctctctgcgtgtgagtccggtgagcaccggaccgtccggtgtgaagcagcagagcgtccggtgctactgttccagacgcgcgtgcgtgtgctagccgttggcggcaacggtcaagttcaaacggctagtgacacgtggctgtttttggagcacaggacgcactgttccagcgtccggtgctacctacagtgagtccggtgctcacgacttttgcccagtgaaggggcaacggctagtttagcccttagggctataaatagaagtggtggccggccttggctgttgctgagcacccttaggacttagtgtccatgcttggggagtgctaggaaagcctctaactcacttgtgcttgcaagagtgcgaatcaatagcgagtgagtgattctagtgcgttgcattgagagattgcatcgagtggcactaggtgttcgtgttgcaagccggtggtgcttgttactcttggaggttgccacctcctagacggcttggtggcttgtgactctgtcgaagcacgcaaggagattgtgcggtgctccggaaaagagattgtgaggggtacggtgctcaccccgcggggatcgcaaagagcaactctagttgagcgagacgtgaagagcgacaagtggtccggccgggtcaagtgctagagcttgtggtaagcactccacgtgggagagtgtgacttgcgggtcaccactagcaagaggaccggcgacaaccttggagcttgtctcaacggggacgtagcttggtggcaaccaagtgaacctcgtgagaaaatcatcgtgtcaactttgttcttcccgttggtttgcaagtccctaacacaagcttgtatttacattcatgtgtagttgctcttgtaactagttagcttgtgtagcttgctagttaccttcttgcttgtgtagctagaagtacttcccttgcgtgactaatttggtttgtgtaaccttgttagtcacattgcttagtttgtgtagctaagtattttgcgctctctaatttggcattagttgccttgttattgagctttgctagtgagcttaggagctttgtgcttttgcttactagttgtgtaggagctcccccgtcttgcaaagtactagtggcataggtttgtgtgaccttgctcctagaattggttaggtgagctcttgctaaggtagcaccttgtttgcttgtttaggatcttttacaaggtgctagagaacttagatagaggggtgtagtcttggctagaccgatagttttaattccgcatttgtttcggttagccggcgcgataagttttagaaaggactattcaccccccctctagtccgccatctcgacccttcaaggcCCACTGCGAGAAAAGGGCTTGGTGCCTAGAGAAAGTGCCAAGAAGCTAAGTCGTATTTTCTATCTCCATCTCCCGACCTAGGAGGATGTTTATCGAGCAAGCACCACCATGCTCGTCCCACCATGGCTCGGCTGAACTCCAACCTTGACCGAAGCCACGAATATACCCCAGAATCTGGCAGGCATCCAGTGCCTAACAGGCAAGCAGAGCTTATCCAATTCGTCCTAACAATGCGGAAGACAATGGTGAGGATGAAGAGGAAAAAAGGAGGCCTCAATACCCCCCTCAACGTCAAAAGGGGGAGAGAAGGATGGAGCCAGGAGGAGACAGATGATCACGTGGCTCTCTCTCATACCATGGAGGTATATAATTTAATGCATGCAATGTCAAATGGCAAAGAAACACAATTTTCTGATGGAAGGGAGAGGACGGCGTGGAGGAATAAACAGATCTACGTCGATGGCAGATGTTGAAGTTTATAATTTGTAGCACCTGCAATCCTGCATCAACAAATGCGGTACTAGGTGAGATGTTATTGCAAAATGGCATTGAATAAAAAAAGATAATAGAATACCTTGGGCACAATGGCATTGAAtgaatgaataatgaataaaaagtaaaaaaaaagtaaTAAAATACCTTGTAAATGCAGCATGCTACAAATCATCCATCAGCATGTGGTGAAAAGATTCGAAGATTCTGTGTGCATGACATACACTCTACTTTAAGTTGCTCATTGCAATCACAGAAATGTGGAAAGGTTTGGTTATTGCAGATAATGTAGACAAAGGTCAACTAGTTACATATTCTGAAACACACAGAGAAATACAGTATGGATGCTCATCCTGTAATCACTAGACTTTAGCATTACCATCATGGCAAGTTCACAACATAGATCAAACATCAAATATATACCATACATGTCCATCACTAGAAATTTTAACATAGAATGAAGTATCATTAGGAATCCATTCACCATGTCTTTATTTTTTAGCACTGGAAGCTCACAAAGTAAACTCTATATGCCAATCACTCCATTAGATAATATGAAAGCTATTAGAGCAAATGTTAGTGAACCATTTGATTATTAAAGTTTAGGCAATAGAAATTTATGCTTATTCATCAGTTGAACCAGTAATACTATTACATATCCTGGACACATTGCAGCAGGCCTAAGTGAAGTATGTGATTATATAAATCTAAATCTAAATTCCTATAACAGATCTCTAAAATTTGAAATCAATCAAAGCAAAGAAAATGTTAGGACctattaggttcaaaagattcaataCTACTATGAACTAGGCAAGAGGTTCATGTTTTCATATTGGACTTCATATGCGCTATTTATAGTTAAAAAGAAGCTGATATAGATGAAGTAAAAATAGTATGATTCAGAATTATGGACAAATTCAAAGGCCAGCAGTTAAGTTTTTTGTTAGTGACATCTTTTAACTCAGAAACAGGTTGAACTGCAAACTGAACACTTAAAGATGTACTTCTCCATGAATAAGGATTTATCTATGATGACCTAGaagattgcaaaaaaaaattactgTCTCACAATGGCCAGACGGCGTAGTCTGGCAATGCATTATCCAAGCAGTAAATAGCAAAGAAAAACAGAACATTGTAGGCAGATTTTATTGAAGAAATATAAACATGGTCAAAGTTCAAGGCAAGAACACAACAGATACACCTATAATTTTCGATAGAAACTTTACACAAGCTCTAATGAACACCAACGGCCACATATTATCACAAGTACTATTACCAGCCGAGGCATCACTCTACTTCTCTCCACACTGACATACATCAAACTTTGGGAGCTATCTAAGATGCAACGATGCTAGAACTATGGTACACAACAAGGATGGGCAATATGGATCTCCAGCCATACATAATCTAAAATGTGATCAAGCTAGCAATTACAAGCACACCAACTACCAGCAGCAACACCTTCAAGTACACATCAACGTGCTAGGCTTGCGGTGCCCGGCGCGAGGCCGGGAAACCATGCCCATAATCATGGAAAGAATGGCCATATCCATAAGGAAACCATGTAGCAGGCCCATATGCGGTTGCCTGGGGGAATCCTTGCACCTGGAAGCTTAGCAACGGGAACAACCCTCCAATGGCGGTCGAGAAAGTGTAGTTCCCCCACCGACCACCAGCCACAGGGGGAGGAGCACCAGCACCAATGAACCAGGGGTTCTGGTGCGGGTAATGGTTGTTGTGGTCAGGCTGTGGGGCGGTGGAGGGCCGCTGACCGGTCGGTCTGCTCGTGATTTCCACACCTGCCACC from Sorghum bicolor cultivar BTx623 chromosome 3, Sorghum_bicolor_NCBIv3, whole genome shotgun sequence encodes the following:
- the LOC8072116 gene encoding protein DETOXIFICATION 33 → MAPAAGAGAVAGSRRKNWSDECRNLWRVAGPVILTGIFQFLLGFVTTAFVGHIGKVELAAVSIVNGVVEGLAFGLLLGMGSALETLCGQAVGAGQLQMLGVYMQRSWIICVATSLVLLPLYVFTSPILRLLRQSADISAVSGRYARWCVPQLFAYAVNFPMQKFYQAQSRVWVMTAISGAVLAVHALLNWLVVSRLGRGLVGAAVVGDVSWWLVNVAQFVYLVGGSFPGAWTGFSRKAFASLGGFVRLSIASAVMLCLEMWYYTAVLILVGCLKNPEIQVDAISICMNYQLWTLMVAVGFNAAVSVRVSNELGANHPKAAKFSVVVATATSAVIGVIFTAVALAARKQMPRLFTGDDVVLRATAKLGYLLAATIFLNSIQPVLSGVAIGAGWQSLVAFVNIGSYYLVGLPLAAVFGFKLKLNATGIWVGVLIGTVLQTVILFVILSRTKWQKEAMLAEERIRVWGGNVELPQTQETRPSENTAATVS